Proteins encoded together in one Lathyrus oleraceus cultivar Zhongwan6 chromosome 5, CAAS_Psat_ZW6_1.0, whole genome shotgun sequence window:
- the LOC127084565 gene encoding uncharacterized protein LOC127084565 translates to MKLSTPTTTCSNVSPSTSSNTPMCSSKSTTTGCLTAIMHKILCSGNLPKDPSNQVTEFDSTNSVLSGKDQNFDTSEENYVAATPPPPLVARLMGLESMGDIQIPFASKPGSLSRSKSMNSMDYLGGSNGSIQSLNHKRVNSTLSFREPPTFQLSENDNFFVLSFENEGENAKALKSNGRKKKTGCSESKQKVEATERSELKEKVKEKKNMKENVYAEKNLIEKEKTSKRVSNKLREITNTSRQFKALSEKKCFDSEEVELLKQKNYNEAVVGEKLKKRKRIRKKRTDCYAEKKIETECIKSEDSSPVSVLEFDRKSCAAGVDSVAVGLNSRRKLTPELEKGKHILTRCDDNLMIDENKDKENEKNKCEGSKKKEKKMKKYIEIWSEACKLVEDELGGSKNQVDAWMKEQCGHLESEIFDQMLNEVVGELVG, encoded by the exons ATGAAACTCTCAACTCCAACTACAACTTGTTCAAATGTATCTCCATCAACTTCTTCCAACACACCAATGTGTAGCTCCAAAAGCACCACTACAGGTTGTCTCACAGCCATCATGCATAAGATTCTCTGTTCTGGAAATCTTCCTAAAGATCCATCGAATCAAGTTACAGAATTTGATTCAACAAACTCTGTTCTGAGTGGAAAAGATCAAAACTTTGATACCTCTGAGGAGAATTATGTGGCTGCTACTCCTCCTCCTCCATTAGTGGCAAGGTTAATGGGTTTGGAATCAATGGGAGATATACAGATACCTTTTGCGTCGAAACCGGGATCACTTTCGCGTAGCAAATCGATGAACTCTATGGATTATTTGGGAGGAAGCAATGGAAGTATTCAGAGTCTGAATCATAAGAGGGTTAATTCAACACTGTCATTTAGAGAACCGCCGACTTTTCAATTAAGCGAAAATGATAACTTTTTTGTGCTTAGCTTTGAAAATGAAGGTGAGAATGCTAAAGCATTGAAATCCAATGGGAGAAAAAAGAAAACGGGTTGTTCGGAATCGAAGCAGAAAGTGGAAGCAACTGAGAGAAGTGAACTGAAAGAGAAGGTGAAGGAGAAGAAGAACATGAAGGAAAATGTTTATGCTGAGAAGAATTTGATTGAGAAAGAGAAAACGAGCAAAAGGGTATCGAATAAACTTCGAGAAATCACTAATACTTCGCGTCAGTTCAAGGCTTTGTCTGAAAAGAAGTGCTTTGATTCAGAAGAAGTTGAATTGTTGAAGCAAAAGAACTATAACGAAGCTGTGGTTGGTGAAAAGCTGAAGAAGAGGAAGAGGATTAGGAAGAAGAGAACAGATTGTTATGCAGAAAAGAAGATAGAAACTGAATGCATTAAATCAGAAGATTCAAGTCCTGTTTCTGTTCTTGAATTCGACCGCAAATCTTGTGCAGCAG GCGTGGATTCTGTTGCAGTTGGTTTGAATTCGAGAAGAAAATTGACACCGGAGCTTGAAAAGGGCAAGCATATACTTACGCGTTGCGATGATAATTTGATGATTGACGAGAACAAGGATAAGGAAAATGAGAAGAACAAATGTGAAGGATCgaagaagaaagagaagaagatgaagaagtaTATAGAGATTTGGAGTGAAGCATGCAAGCTAGTTGAAGATGAATTGGGTGGTTCAAAGAATCAAGTTGATGCATGGATGAAAGAACAGTGTGGTCATTTAGAGTCAGAAATttttgatcaaatgttgaatgAAGTGGTAGGTGAACTTGTTGGGTAA